A stretch of DNA from Paenibacillus albus:
CCTACGCGCATGTCAGCACGCATATGGTAAATCCGCAATTTAAACAGCTGTTCAATGAGCATTCGCCTCGCTATTGGACAGCGAGCCCGGATAGTATAATGAGCCAGGATGAGTATATTATTTCTCAAAATATGTCTTGGTGTGAGCCTGTGATTGATGTCGAGAATGAGCAGCCTGTCATCGATTTTCGTCTGATGCGTATGGAGTTTTTTTATTTTCCAGCGTACAATAGCGGCTTCGATCTGCAGGAGCTGTCGCTGCTTCGGCAATCGCAGCTTAATGTGGCGAATCAGATGATGATGCATCTTCTCGTTGTGAAGCAGCCGATTACGGTTGCGGAGCTGCAGCAGATCAAAGACTCGGAGAAGTTCGAAGAACCGGATGAGATTACAGAGCTAAGAGAGAGCAGCGAGGTCAAGGATAATAAAGAGCAGCTGTTTTATCAGGATCATATGCAGCCTATCATCCGCGATCAGAGAAAGAAGTCGGATGCCAAGAAGAGTGCTGCGAAGAAAACAAATACCAAGAAAACAGGATCCAAGAAAACGGATAACACAAACACAGATTCCAAGAAAACGGAATCAAAGAAACCAGCCACCAAGAAAACGAGTCGTAAGAAAACGATCGTAAAGAAACCAGAAGCCAAGAGTACGGTGCAATCAAAGACAATGCCGAGCAAGCAGCAGCTGACGCTCCCGAGCAAGATGAATGCCAAGAAACCGGCAGAGTCGTCGCAGAAAGTACAATCGGACAGCTCGCCAATAGAAAACAACACCCGGTCCGACTAACGGACCGGGTGTTTGCGTACCAGCACTTATTCTTCGTTCTCCTCAACGCGAATGTCGACGACATTCGAACGAATAGTGAACCGTTGGAACGTGCCTTCCGGCGAGAAAATGACGGAGGCTTGGTTACGCAGCCGCTCACCTTGCAGCGCAACGAGCTGCTCTGCGAGGAAGGATACTTCAACCGAATGGCCAGGTGCCAAGTTCCCAATCGATATGCCTTGCGCTGGATTGGCGCCTGGCGCTAAGATGCGGTTAATTTGAACGCTGCCAGGCACGAAGCGTGTACCATCTTGCAGCACATCATTGACGATGGCATCCGTCACCGTGATATCGCTTTGATTAGCGACAATAATGGTGAAGCGTACTCGGTCGCCGACGAAGATATTAGGCCGATCTGCAGATTTCGTTACGCTAAGTGGCAGACCGATAACCCTTACGGTCGCGGATGCGCTTAACAGTCCGGTTTGCTCCGAGCCTACCAGTACCGTATTCACAATCGTCGAACCTGGCACGGTGTCAGCCGGAACGGTGAACGGTACGATGAGGGAAAGGGTTTCGCCAATATCCTGCGAAACGACCGTGCCGACGAGTCCGAGCAGCGGATCATTAAAGCTGATATTGAACAGCGGCACATTACCGGTATTCACTCCTTGCATCCGGAAGAAGACAACTTCACCCGGCAGAGCGACTGGTGGGAAGACCGTCTTGCTAATGGTCAGTTCTGGAGCCGCAATAACCGCTACATCGGCAGTTGCAATTACAGGCGCGGTTTGGTCGGAGCTGAGCTCAGCTTCATTCGTTATAATCGTGCCGCCAATCGCATCTGCCGGTATGGTGAAAGTCCGCGAGAGCAAAACAGTGAAGCCTGCTGGCACTGTTTCCACAGTTTTGTCGATGCCGAGCAGCGGATCAAGAAAATGTAAATTCGTGAGCGCAGCATTCGAGCTGTTCTGGATTTCAAAGAAGAAGGTTACTGTTTCTCCCGGCAGCGCGGAGGCAGGCTCAACTCGCTTCAGAAGAGTTAGTAGGAATTCAGGCAATACGGTTACTTCCGCCGTAGACGAAGCAGGTTCGGTTTCGTTCGATGATGCTGTCGCCGTGTTGGTCAGCACCGTTCCTGCAGGTACGATCGGAGTAATGAACGGGATTGGGATCACGAGATTCCCTCCGATCGGAAGAGACGGGATAATGACATTGAAACTTAGTGTCGCGTCCGAGACAGTGACGTCCGTCAGGCTGGTGTTGCCTGTGTTTTCTACAACAATGGTAAAGATGACCTCTTCGCCTGGTGCAGCTTCTGCTATATCGCTTGTTTTGACGATAGAGATTGCCGGACTTGG
This window harbors:
- a CDS encoding methyltransferase domain-containing protein; translated protein: MRIDLGCGAHKFHDSYGIDRIAYPGVDLVHDFNERLPMKDHSVSFVMASHSLEYADNLMKVMKELYRVCRHKAIICMVVPYAHVSTHMVNPQFKQLFNEHSPRYWTASPDSIMSQDEYIISQNMSWCEPVIDVENEQPVIDFRLMRMEFFYFPAYNSGFDLQELSLLRQSQLNVANQMMMHLLVVKQPITVAELQQIKDSEKFEEPDEITELRESSEVKDNKEQLFYQDHMQPIIRDQRKKSDAKKSAAKKTNTKKTGSKKTDNTNTDSKKTESKKPATKKTSRKKTIVKKPEAKSTVQSKTMPSKQQLTLPSKMNAKKPAESSQKVQSDSSPIENNTRSD